The DNA sequence CCGCCTGGAAGGCCGGGCGCGGTTCATGCAGCGGACGCGACCGGCCGTGCGGCCCCCCGCGGCACCGGCTCACACCGGCCGAGCCACGCTACCCGTCGCGGGCGAGCGTGTCCCGTAACGACGTTATCCACATCCGCGCCCGCGGGGTGGTGGGAGCGGGGAAAGCCCGGTTGACTCGATGTATGGACACAGGATCCGCCACTGCGCTCGGGGTGCCCGCCCGAGCGGTCGGCGCAGCCGGCGCGGTGCGCGCGTGCGCACGTGTGACCGGCCGCGGGCATGCGCGCGGGCGCGCGGCCCGCCCCGCGGCGCGCTCGGCGCCGCGTCCGGCCGCGACGTTACTGCGGGCCCTCGGCTACGGCGCTGTGCAGGCGCTCCTCGGCCAGCGGCGGCGCGTCCGCACGCAGCCAGAGGAAGTACTCCACGTTGCCGGAGGGGCCGGGCAGCGGGCTGGCCGCAACACCGGCGGTGCCCAGGCCCAGCGCGCGGGCGCTCGCGGCCACGGTGCGCACCGCTTCGGCGCGCAGGCCGGGATCGCGCACCACCCCGCCCGAGCCCACCCGCTCTCGGCCCACCTCGAACTGGGGCTTGACCATCATCGCGAAGTCGGCGGCCGGCTCGGCGCAGCGCACCAGGGGCGGCAGCACCAGAGTCAGCGAGATGAACGACAGGTCGCCCACCACCAGGTCGGGCTGCGGCGTGCCAACCTGCTCGGGCACCAGTTCGCGCACGTTGCACCGCTCCAGCACGGTCACCCGCTCGTCGCTGCGCAGCGACCACGCCAGCTGGCCGTACCCCACGTCGACCGCCACCACCGAGTCGGCTCCACGCCGCAGCAGCACCTCGGTGAATCCGCCGGTGGATGCTCCGGCATCCAGGCATCGCCGCCCCGCGGCCTCGATTCCGAACGCGTCCAGCGCGCCCACCAGCTTGTGCGCGCCGCGCGAGACATAGCCGGGCTCGTCCTCCGGCTCCTTCACCACGATCGCCTGGTCCAATCCGACCTGGGTCGCCGCCTTGCCCGCCGGCACGCCGCCGACGAGCACATGCCCGCCCTCGATCAGCTCGCCCGCGTGGCCGCGCGAGCGCGCGTGGCCGCGGCGGACGAGTTCGGCGTCCAGTCGACTGCGCCTGACCATGGGAAACGCGTGCACCCGCCTTCCGGGGATATTCGTGGATGCCCCGGCGCCGGGGCGGTGCGGCGCGCGCACCGCCGCCGTGGTGCGCGCCCGCTCGCGTGGGCGCGGGCGGGACGGGGGCGGACGCCGCCGGGGCCGCCGCCGACCCTGCGGCAGAGTGCGGCTTCGGCAGCCACAGCATACGAGACGGCACGTCACCGGCTCCGACGAGTGGCCGGGAGTGCCGGGGGCGGCGCTCTCCGGTCGGCCCGCTGCCGCCCCGCGCCGCACTGCACGGTCTCGGCTCCGCCCGGCAGATCGACAAGGCCGCCCAGCACGCCCGGGCCGCCTCCGCCGCGGACCCCGATCAGTGCCCGCGGCCACCGACGGCGGACGCGAAGTACCCGGCGGCGCCGGCGAAAGCTCGGTGATTCGGCGTCAGCCGCGGGGACCGTCGTCCTGCTCCAGGCCGCTGAGGACCGTCGAGAGCTCCTGGTGCAGCTCGTCGAAGACGGCGACGTGATCGGCGGTAGGCAGGTCGTCGAGGGCCGCGAGGCGTTCGCGTGCCCTTTGCAGCGTGCGCTCGGCGATCCCCGCCGCCTGCTGCTCCGCCGTGGC is a window from the Streptomonospora litoralis genome containing:
- a CDS encoding TlyA family RNA methyltransferase; translation: MVRRSRLDAELVRRGHARSRGHAGELIEGGHVLVGGVPAGKAATQVGLDQAIVVKEPEDEPGYVSRGAHKLVGALDAFGIEAAGRRCLDAGASTGGFTEVLLRRGADSVVAVDVGYGQLAWSLRSDERVTVLERCNVRELVPEQVGTPQPDLVVGDLSFISLTLVLPPLVRCAEPAADFAMMVKPQFEVGRERVGSGGVVRDPGLRAEAVRTVAASARALGLGTAGVAASPLPGPSGNVEYFLWLRADAPPLAEERLHSAVAEGPQ